A window of the Acanthochromis polyacanthus isolate Apoly-LR-REF ecotype Palm Island chromosome 10, KAUST_Apoly_ChrSc, whole genome shotgun sequence genome harbors these coding sequences:
- the LOC110945398 gene encoding LOW QUALITY PROTEIN: zinc-binding protein A33-like (The sequence of the model RefSeq protein was modified relative to this genomic sequence to represent the inferred CDS: inserted 1 base in 1 codon) translates to MAEASALEELQSELTCPVCLELFRDPVILECGHHFCQVCIIQCWEAKADELSSCPKCRKSCARKLRPNSLLCNVVDSVRRARAVDAAGGTLGWELEGELEMPEEREPGSSMSSVASSIGHWPRLGMDMCEEHEEKLKLYCEDDQLPICLVCGMSRDHKTHNVIPITEAFENYKEKLSVALEKVQRQTEEATLFQSQTNEKILLIKERAGDLEELVSAELGRLREFLMEEEERIKDKLQKQKEEKLNQLEEALTKATEQISQLETTADKLCLKLREEENPEQLKGIKDFIGGAESLFEXPPEVAVDLQSAEFLGPLQYRTWRKMSSIFQPAVTAVTLNPDTAYPCLWVSPCCTSVQVGKIQPNLPNNPERFTRYNIVLGSEAFSSGRHYWEVEVGSKTAWGLGVATASVNRKDEISLCPDDGFWTMVLRDCGDGTSEYEACTDSEESLLYPSKPPRRVGVYLDYSRGQVAFYDAGDMSHLFTFYDAKFKEPVFPYFNPWPIINGHNREPLTIVTPHWG, encoded by the exons ATGGCGGAGGCCAGCGCGCTTGAGGAGCTGCAGTCGGAGCTCACCTGTCCGGTGTGTCTGGAGCTGTTCCGAGACCCGGTGATCCTCGAGTGCGGACACCACTTCTGTCAGGTGTGCATCATCCAGTGCTGGGAGGCCAAAGCCGACGAGCTGTCCAGCTGCCCGAAGTGTAGAAAGTCGTGTGCGCGTAAACTTCGACCCAACTCGCTCCTGTGCAACGTCGTGGACAGCGTGCGCAGAGCCCGGGCCGTGGACGCGGCCGGGGGGACGCTGGGGTGGGAGCTGGAGGGGGAGCTGGAGATGCCGGAGGAACGAGAGCCCGGGTCCAGCATGAGCAGCGTGGCGTCCTCCATCGGACACTGGCCGCGCCTCGGTATGGACATGTGCGAGGAGCATGAGGAGAAGCTGAAGCTGTACTGTGAGGACGACCAGCTGCCCATCTGTCTGGTGTGTGGGATGTCCAGAGACCACAAGACCCACAATGTCATCCCCATTACTGAGGCCTTTGAGAACTACAAG GAGAAGCTGTCAGTGGCTCTTGAGAAGGTTCAGCGACAGACTGAAGAGGCGACACTCTTCCAAAGCCAAACCAATGAAAAGATCCTCCTCATAAAG GAGCGAGCAGGAGATCTGGAGGAGCTGGTCAGTGCAGAGTTGGGCCGTCTGAGAGAATTCctaatggaggaggaggagcgcaTTAAGGACAAACTGCAGaagcagaaagaggagaaacTCAACCAGCTAGAGGAGGCGCTCACGAAGGCCACAGAGCAAATCAGCCAACTGGAAACTACGGCCGACAAACTTTGCCTCAAACTGAGGGAAGAAGAAAACCCAGAGCAACTCAAG GGAATTAAAGATTTCATTGGAGG ggcTGAGAGCTTGTTTG CGCCCCCAGAGGTAGCTGTGGATCTGCAGTCAGCAGAGTTTCTGGGGCCTCTGCAGTACAGGACCTGGAGGAAAATGAGCTCCATTTTTCAACCAG CTGTCACAGCAGTGACCCTCAACCCAGACACAGCCTATCCTTGTCTGTGGGTTTCTCCGTGTTGTACCAGCGTCCAGGTGGGGAAAATCCAACCAAACCTGCCCAACAACCCCGAACGCTTCACCCGCTACAACATCGTCCTGGGCTCTGAAGCCTTCTCTTCAGGCAGACActactgggaggtggaggtgggcTCCAAAACAGCGTGGGGTCTCGGTGTGGCCACAGCCTCTGTCAACAGGAAGGATGAGATCAGCCTCTGTCCTGATGACGGTTTCTGGACGATGGTGCTGAGAGACTGTGGCGACGGCACCAGCGAGTACGAGGCCTGCACCGACTCAGAGGAGAGCTTGTTGTATCCCTCCAAACCCCCCAGGAGGGTGGGGGTCTATCTAGACTACAGCCGTGGTCAGGTGGCATTTTATGATGCAGGAGACATGAGCCACCTCTTCACCTTCTATGATGCAAAGTTCAAAGAGCCTGTTTTCCCCTACTTCAATCCCTGGCCCATCATCAACGGACACAATCGGGAGCCACTCACCATAGTAACCCCACACTGGGGATAG
- the LOC110972448 gene encoding endonuclease domain-containing 1 protein-like: MSQRILLQSSTGALFLLLSWSVGLVIGEVGTNFSNCLNFFYNETPPTWDKAPRYQPICQRYKNQYRFASLYDRQHRAPLFSAYILSPAEGKRPNSIWKYEPQLAFSRASPEMKRFNISVDQNVIESQAVLQDYRNSNYTKGHLNPSMHQKTEEDREATFTLTNIVPQRAGSNSGPWSRLEEEVLRRFKAYCEGPMYVITGGMPYESGAHWINNRVSVPEYMWSAYCCPSYKAGLPESVQQFFPTYAAVGRNDRNSGEEIVPVKMKAKANIRGYDVRRMPLDTLEGILQRRLAMPISLFDVKCQK; this comes from the exons ATGTctcagaggattttactgcagtCCTCTACAGGagctctgtttctgctgctctcctGGTCTGTTGGCCTCGTCATCGGAGAGGTCGGCACCAACTTCTCCAACTGCCTCAATTTCTTTTACAATGAAACTCCACCAACATGGGACAAAGCACCAAGATACCAGCCGATATGCCAGCGCTACAAAAACCAGTACCGCTTTGCCAGCCTGTATGACCGTCAGCATCGTGCACCTTTATTCTCTGCGTACATACTAAGTCCTGCAGAGGGTAAACGACCAAATTCCATTTGGAAATATGAACCACAG TTGGCGTTTTCCCGTGCGAGCCCAGAAATGAAGCGTTTTAACATCTCTGTTGATCAGAATGTGATAGAAAGTCAGGCGGTGCTTCAGGATTACAGGAACTCCAACTACACCAAAGGGCATCTCAACCCCAGCATGCACCAGAAGACCGAAGAGGACCGAGAGGCCACGTTTACCCTGACAAACATCGTCCCTCAGCGGGCAGGCTCCAACTCTGGCCCCTGGAGCCGGCTGGAGGAAGAAGTGCTGAGAAGGTTCAAGGCCTACTGCGAAGGGCCGATGTACGTGATCACTGGTGGCATGCCTTACGAGTCAGGAGCTCACTGGATTAATAACAGGGTGTCTGTTCCTGAGTACATGTGGTCTGCTTACTGCTGCCCGTCATACAAAGCCGGGCTTCCTGAATCTGTGCAGCAGTTTTTCCCAACATACGCTGCAGTGGGAAGAAATGACCGGAACAGTGGAGAGGAGATTGTGCCAGTTAAGATGAAGGCGAAGGCGAACATACGAGGCTATGACGTGAGGCGGATGCCTTTGGACACACTGGAGGGCATCCTGCAGCGCAGACTGGCCATGCCCATCAGTCTGTTTGATGTAAAGTGTCAGAAATAA